GATGGGACGAAACAAGAGAGAGATAGTCATCACGCCTCTTGGAAAATCGGCAGGGGAGAAATATGGTAGAGAATATTATGTCGAAGACTGGAAAAAGAAAGGACGCGAAATAAAAGCACGGGCTATGGTGAAAGAACGGGACATCTATCGTCAAACGTACTGCGGATGCAAGTACTCGATACGTGTCCAGAGAGAGGAATAAGAAAAAATAACGAGAAATGAAAAAAGAATCTTCAAAGAATTTTTAGGAAACCATTGGGCGAAACTGCTTCGGACGGGTTTATCTAAAATTTTTTGAAGATTCTTTTTATTCTATATAAGTAAAATACTATGGATTTTGTTTTTGTTGCGAAGTACGATGAGACAGGATAAGATAGGAATACATTTATTGATAAATATTATGACACAGAGTGAAGCGCTGGCTCTCCTCAAAACAGGAGCAAATGTCTTCCTTACGGGTGAGGCGGGATCAGGAAAGACCTATACTATCAATCAATATACCGACTATCTTCGTTCTCATGAGATCGATTTTGCTGTGACGGCTTCGACAGGTATCGCTGCGACACATATCCATGGTATGACGATACATTCGTGGAGTGGTATCGGTGTCCATCAAGAAGCGGACGAAGATGAACTCAAACACATTGCAGAGAATCGCTATGTCGCGAAACGTATCAAAAGAGCCAAGGTACTCATCATTGATGAGGTATCGATGCTTGATGGAAAAGTTTTGACACTCGTCGAACGGGTGTGTCGCAAGGCGCGAAAACTACGATTGCCGTTTGGAGGACTGCAGGTGGTGCTTGTGGGAGATTTTTTTCAGTTGCCACCAATAGCTAAAAAAGAAACAGCAATAGAATTTGCTTTTGATTCAGATGCATGGCAGGGATCGATGCCAATCGTGTGTTATCTCACGGAACAACACCGTCAGGAAGATAGTAAATTTTTGGATATTCTTTCGGCTATTCGGAATAATACGTTTGATGAAATGCACTTTGAAAGTTTGAGCGAACGGATTATATCACACGAAGAATTGCCGGACGATATGACGCGTCTGTTTTCTCATAATACCAATGTCGATACGATCAATACGAAAGAATTGCAAAAACTCCCAGGGAAAACAAAACTCTTTGTGATGGCAGCACGTGGCCCAGAAACACTGACCGATGCACTCATCCGCGGGTGTCTCTCTCCGGAACGTCTCGAACTCAAAGAGGGAGCAGCGGTGATGTTTACCAAGAACAATGCGAATCAGGGTTTCGTCAACGGAACACTCGGTACCGTCATCGGGTTTGATACGACAACTCATTATCCGATTGTGAGAACATCGAGCGGGACACATATCGAGACAGAGCCAATGGAGTGGACGATTGCAGAGGGGGATGAAATATTTGCCAAGATCACTCAGATACCACTCCGTCTCGCCTGGGCAATGACGATTCACAAGAGCCAGGGAGTGAGTCTTGATGCTGCAGTAATCGACCTCTCACAAACGTTCGAATATGGTCAGGGATATGTTGCTCTGTCACGAGTACGTACACTCTCAGGTATCCATCTCCTCGGTGTGAACGCACGAGCGTTTCAGGTCCATCCACTCGTTTCTGAAAAAGATGAACAATTTCGTCGTACTTCTGAGACTGCGAGAGAAGAATATCGACAATTTTCGAAAGAGAGAGTCGAAGAAATGGAAAAGAATTTTATTGTGTTGTGCGAAGGAAAACATCAGATCAAAAAACAGAAGAGTGTGAAGAAAAAAAAGACAGTATCAGTCGGAAAATCATTGGAGGAAATCCGCGAGAAACATCCGAAAGCATACGCGAAATGGACCACTGAGGAAGATGAAAAACTACGAAAATTATGGAACAAAGGAACGCAAGTCCTCGCACTCACCGAGGTATTTGGCCGTAAAAAAGGAGCTATCACATCACGTCTCAAAAAATTATTGCTTCTCCACTAGAGAACGGATGAAAAAGAATAGTTTTTTCTACTTTTCTCTCAATACCCAAAAGAATATTTTGTTGGTTGCTCCACTTGTTTGAGACGGCTTTCTTTCTTCTAAAAATTTCCTATGGATGCCGTAGAGTGAGGGAATATTTTTAGCAAAGAAAGAAGGCTTTCGAGGCTGGAGCAGAAACAAAAGATTGCTTTTGGGTGGTGAGAGAAACTGTACTTCTTAAAAGGAATGGAAGTTTTTTATTGACAAGAAAGAGAGATACCTCTATGCTACATCGTCGTTGAGAATTGCTTCTCTACGAATATTTATGCAACTTTCCAAGGAGTAAAGAATGAGCAATGTCAAAACTACGGCAAATCAACCGGTTCAGTGGTTTGTTGAATGTGATACTTTCACGAATGAAAGTATCGAACGGGAACTCTCAGCACGAGGACTCGAGAGTGATGCTATTAGTGCGCATTTTGATGCGCTGGGCAATGATGGGAAATTGCACAATGTGCTCGGTATCCCATCGACGTTTATCAAAATGTTGAAAGGAGCAAGGGTAAACGATACCCGATTCCAATTTCGTTTTTGGAAACGCAATGGTACGAAAGGAGTACTTTTTCCTGCCGACTTTGTCGAAAAGAAACCGCTCAGTCAGACAGCAGAAGTGAAGCGTGTCATCGCCAGGATCGGTGCCTTGAAAGACAAGAAAAAATGAGAATGAGGAAAGAGAAATTTCTTCCCCGGTGAGGGTATCAATGATACTCTCACTTTTTCTTTTTCTGGCTTATTGTTAGCAAAAAAAGTCATCCTATGATATTCTAGAATGACTTTTATAGAGAAAAGAAGTATGAATAAAAAAGGAAAACCACTATCTGTTTGGAGCGTTCTCCGGTCGTATGCTTTCTCGGTCCGCCGATACAAATGGTCTGCGGTGAGTGTGTTTGTGGTGTATGGATTGGCATCGGTAGTGAGTGGCATACTCTCCCCACTTGTGTATAGACGTATTATTGATACACTTTCTGGTGCCACAGATCGAATATTAGTATCGGAAATCCTCTTTCAGAGTTTATGGATGCTTATTGGTGTTATCGTTTCCTATCAATTCTTCTATCGAGCAGGAGATTTCATTATCACTTTTGTCGAAAGCAAGACGATAGAAGACCTGAACAATCGAGCCTTCCAGTCTTTTATGCGTCAGGGACACACATTCTTCATCGACCGTTTCTCAGGAAGTCTCGTGGCACAAGCGAGAAGGTATGCTCGTATTTTCGAAGATGTTGCTGATCAACTCGTGTTCAATTTTTGGATGCCATTTGTTCATCTGACAGGTGTTATTGTTACGCTCTTTTTTATTGAATCAAAAGTTGCTGTTATTTTCCTTGTTTGGATTCCGATTTACATCACTATTGCTATTTGGATTACCAAAAAGAAATTGCCGTATGATACCAGAAGTGCTGAGCAAGACTCTCTTTTGACAGCCAAACTCTCTGACGCACTTTCAAATATTTTTGCTGTCAAAACATTTGCTTCTGAAGAACATGAAACAGACGTATTCTCGCTCACTGCAAAAAGCGATGAGCAGGCACGACTCAAGTCCTGGCGTTTCAATAATGTTCTGATCGCCATTCAGACGATTATGTTTAGCATACTCGAAATCATGGCTATGTACGTCGTGCTCAAAATGTGGATTGTGGGAAGTGTGAGTACGGGAACGGTTGTCTTGGTGCAGGTCTATATTGGATCGATTTTTAGTGAATTGTTTGGACTTGGGCGTGCTTTCGGGAGATTGATGAAAAATGTTGCCGATGCCTCTGAAATGATTGAGACACTCGAACGTACAGACGGAGAAGTTTTGGAAATGGAAGATACTTTGGACAATACAACAGTTCTTTCTTCTGGCGGAATTACCTTTGATCATATTGTCTTTCGTTATTCCGCAAATAATGCGGTTTTCGATGATTTCTCTCTCGCTATCCGTCCTGGTGAGAAAGTGGGGCTTGTAGGTGCTTCTGGATCAGGCAAGAGTACACTTACCAAATTGTTACTCGGATTTATTGTCCCAGAATCAGGGACGATTTCGGTCGGTGGACAGAATGTCTCACCACTTTCTCTCCAATCACTTCGTCGTCTCATCGCGTATGTTCCTCAGGATACCGCACTCTTTCATCGAACGATTGCCGAGAACATTTCATACGGCAAAAAGGATGCTTCACGAAGTGAGATTGAGGCAGTGGCCAAGAAGGCTCATGCTCATGATTTCATCACAGCTCTTCCTCTGGGATACGACACCTTGGTCGGAGAGCGCGGAGTAAAACTTTCTGGAGGGGAGCGTCAGCGCGTGGCTATCGCTCGGGCACTTCTCAAAGATGCTCCGATACTCGTACTTGATGAAGCAACGAGTGCTCTCGATACGACGAGCGAGCACCATATTCAAGAAGCACTCCACGAATTGATGCAGGGGAGGACGACGCTCGTAATCGCTCATCGACTGAGTACCGTACGGGAGATGGATCGTATTATCGTTCTTGAGAATGGGAAACTGGCTGAATCAGGATCACATACAGAACTGATTACACAGGGAGGTATCTATGCTGGTTTCTGGAATCGTCAGACAGCCTCATTCGGCGATGTGTTACTTGTTGATGAGGAAGAAGAGAAATAAGATGCTGATGATATGGTATACTGGGAGGGGTAATTCGTGGAGAATATACATATCTTATGAACAATAAAACACTCGTTGAATACGTTGCAGGGAGACTCCGTACCGGTATCACTCGAGTAACTCTTGAAGAAGAATTGCGTACTGTCGGATGGTCAGAAGAAGAAGTCGAGGATGCATATCGATCAGGATTGATTGACTGTGGATTGCCAATTCCGGATGAGAAAAATCGTGCCGTACTTTCTCGTACATCTTCTACCGTAGATATCGTGATCAACTTTTTCTCGTTTATCCTCCTCGGTATTGTAGCAACCGCACTAGGAATATTGCTTTTTGGTGTTGTGAACAAATTTTTTCCTGACGTACTGGATACCGTGAATATGTATACAGAGGCTTCGACGTCGAGTGCTATTCATTATGCTATCGCTGCACTCATCATCGGTTTTCCTCTGTATTATTTTTCAATACGTTTGTGGTTCCGTACCTTCCGTGAAGATGAAGGACGGACAGAATCCAAACTTTCTCAGTGGTTGACGTATCTCGTATTACTCATTACCGCCGTGACGATTGTTGGAGACCTGATCACAGTCGTTTTTACTCTTCTACAAGGAGAAATTACGGTGCGATTTTTCCTCAAAGCACTCGTTATCCTGATGATTGTTGGTATTGTCTTCGGATTCTATTATTTGGAGCGTCGTAAAGTCCAATATCACGTTGATATTCCACGAACTCTTTTTCTCGTTTTCGGACGTATCGTGACAGGAATTCTTCTTCTTTCTATCGCACTTGGATTTTTTGCCTCTGGATCACCTACAACAGAACGACAACGAACTTTCGATCGTACTCGATCAGAACATCTGGAGACGCTTTCGGATTGCGTCACGAGTTACGCAAAGACATTTGGAAAACTTCCTGTATCGTTGGATGATATACGTTATACGAGTGAATTGAATTATTGTGGAAATTCGATGCAAGATCCCGAAACAGCTCTTCTGTATGAATACCGCGTGATCACTCCTTCGACTGAAGAAGGTTTGGTGCGTGTCGGAGAATTTGAATTGTGTGCTACTTTCGCATTAGACTTCATGGTGAGTACGGATTTGATACGCGTAGGGAACGAGTGGGCAGTACATCCTGCTGGAAGAAGTTGTGATATACGGAAAACACAACTTTCTGTTCCCGAAGGATCTATTCAAAAATCAGTTGATGAAGTTCCGTTGGATTTTATTCGATAAAAAGAAGATGAGAATTCTTTTTATAAGTGACTCTCGGTGTAGTATGCGAAAAGAAATACTGGAGAAAAAATTTCATTTACTCTATGACAATCAGTCAGACGCTCTTTTTCGATTTGTTTCATTTCGTGTGAATGATCGAGAAATGGCCCTTGATATTGTCCAGAATACTTTCCTCAAAATGTGGGAAGTATTGGAATCTGGACGCGCTATAGAGAATGAACGAGCATTTCTTTTTCGTATTGCTTCGAATCTTGTTATTGATTATTATCGGAAGTCCAAGGAATATTCGCTGGATAGTCTCGCTGAGGAAGGATTTGACGCTCCTTCTGATCCTGGTATTCCTATCGAAACACAGATCGATGCTGATGGAGCACTCGCTTGTTTGCAGTCTTTGTCAGAGAAATATCGAGAGCCGGTCTGGCTTCGCACGGTTGAGGATTGGTCAGTAAAGGATATTGCAGAGGTGCTCAATGAGACAGAGAATGTGGTATCGGTACGTATCCATCGTGGATTGAAGCTCTGGAGAAGTGAAATTGGTAAAAAAAACGGTAAGAAATCAGCTTCTGAAACGTCAAGAAAGTATGTATAAGAACAACCAACCAAAATATAGTCAGGGTGAGCGTGCAGTATTCGCTCGTTTTCGCGCCACACATCTTTCTTTAGGAGAGAAACGGGTGCTATGGAAGCATATTCGATATTCGATGCAAAACAGAAACAATCCATCTGTATATGAGTCAAGGAGTATTTTTCTTAATTTTTTCTCGTTTTTGACACATCGTTCATTTGCGATGCTTTCGTTGTCTCTCGTGATTATTCTTGGGAGTGGATTCGGTATCGCTCGTGCTTCTGAAAACGCTCTCCCTGGTCAGAGATTGTATTCGGTAAAAATAAATGTGAATGAGGCTTTTATAAGAAGTTTGAAGCGTTCTGATGATGATCGAGCAGAATGGGAGAGAGAATTAACGAGTCGGAGAATTACAGAAGCCGAGACACTTGCAGAAGAAGGGCATCTAGGAATTGAAGAAAAAGATGAAATAGAACGACATCTTTCAGAGAACCGCAAGGCATTAGAAGAGATTGAAGGTCGAACAGTGACCGATGAAGAATTTCTTCCACAGAACATTCAGTCTATGACGAAGAAAATCAATGTACGCGTCGAACACACTGAGGAAGAAACATTTATTCATATCGAAGAAAAATTTGAAACCGAAGAGGATGAAGAAAGAGAACAAGAACAGGGTTTTGTCGACGGAGAAGAATGGCACACATCCAATATCGAATCCACAGACAATGATGTGGAAATTCCTGAATCATTGGAACAAGAAAAAGTATTAGGAGAGGATGATAAGAACGAAGATCTAGAATCCAGAAAGTCTTCTTCAAAAAAGGAAGTAAAACAACAAGATACACAGGATTCCTCCTCTGACATACAGACTGATACAAAGAAAAAACAAGAAACTACTCAAAGTAAACAATCCTCGTCTTCACAAGAAGATAATCAAGACGATAGAGAAGAGGAGAAACAGAATGTAGAAGATGAGTCAAGCGTCGACACATCAGACGATGAAGATTTGGAAGAGTAAAAATATTTTTGCTTTCTTATTGTTTTTTCTCGAGAAACATGTATGCTGGCAGTGGTAAAGTATTTCTATCAAGGTCAGTTTTTTAACATTTTATGACTGTAAAAGGAGTTTATCGTGAACAAAACAACTATTCGAAGCGTACGGAAACCCGTTATTCCCGTTGTGAGGAAAGCTGTCCCCAAAGAGCCTTCACCATTGGTGAAAAAACTCTTGGGAAACGCAAGCCGTTTCGGCCCCAAGAAATTATTCGTCTTGGATACGAATGTACTCATGCATGATCCGATGAGCCTGTTTCGTTTCGAGGAGCACGATGTGTATATCCCGATGATGACTCTCGAAGAACTCGATGGTCACAAGAGGGGACAATCCGAAGTGGCTCGGAGTGCGAGGCAAGTCAGTCGGACGCTTGACGAGCTTGTTTCTGGAAGCAAGACAAACATCAAGGAAGGTGTTGATCTGCAGGAAAAATCTCAGGGTCAGGCGACTGGTCGTCTTTTTTTTCAGACAGAAGCTCTCGGCGATGCATTGCCAGATTTCTTACCGAAGGCCAAAGCCGATAATCAAATCATCGGCGTCCTCATTGCACTCAAAAAGTGTTATCCGAACCGCGAAGTGATATTGGTATCCAAGGATATCAATATGCGCATCAAAGCCAATGCTATCGGTCAGGTGGCACAGGACTATTTCAGTGACAAGGTCCTGGAAGATACGGATCTCCTCTATTCCGGCACCACAGAGCTTCCGGAAAATTTCTGGGGAAAAAATACAGAAACCTGGAAGGCTGGCGGACATGATTTTTATCGAGTGCGGGGAAAATTGTGTTCTCAACTGTTTGTCAACGAGTTCGTATGGCAAGATGGTGATCATCCGTTTCGTGCGATCGTACACGAGCGTGCTGGTCAGATGGCGATACTTCGGACATTCAAAGATTATGTCCATCAGAAGAATGCCGTATGGAGTATCACAGCTCGCAATCGTGAACAGAGTTTTGCTTTGTGTCTGCTCATGGATCCGGAGATTGATTTCGTGTCTCTCTCAGGGCAGGCGGGTACCGGCAAGACACTCCTCACGCTTGCGGCGGCTTTGGAACAGACGCTCAACAAGAAACTGTACAGCGATATCATTTTCACACGGGTGACGATGCCTATTGGTGAAGACATCGGATTTCTCCCGGGCACAGAAGAAGAAAAGATGTTGCCATGGATGGGCGCGATGGAAGACAACCTCGATGTTCTTGGAGCGAATAACCCTCCAGAATTGCACAAGGAAGGGGAAAAGAAACACCCAGTTGATTGGAATCGTGTCGCTGGTTTGACCGATCTGATTCGTTCCCGTCTCAAAGTGAAGTCACTTAACTTTATGCGCGGGCGTACTTTCGTCAACAAGTTCATCATCATTGATGAAGCGCAGAACCTGACTCCTCATCAGATGAAAACCCTTATCACTCGTGCAGGACCAGGGACCAAGATAGTGTGTCTTGGCAATATCGCGCAGATCGATACGCCGTATCTGACAGAAGGGGGATCGGGATTGACGTATGTTGTCGATCGCTTCAAAGATTGGGAACACGGTGGGCACGTCACACTCCTCCGTGGCGAACGTTCACGACTTGCAGATCACGCAGCTGAAGTACTCTAACAGAGACAGAGTTCGAGAAACCGCACAGAAAGAATATTTCTTGTGCGGTTTTTTCTTTATCGTCTGTATGTTCTCTCCGTTTCTTCCTCATCTTCGTTCTTGGCAATCTCACGGAGCCTTGTTTTCTCTGCCTCTGGATCAGTAATAGCATTCATTATGGCGTCTTTTTCGAGCATGACATGAGGCACTACCCCGACAATTTCTTTGTATTTTGCTCTGAGTCTCTGTGATTCTTCCTCTGGTGTTTCGGAGGTGAAATTGAGTTCAAATTGTTTTGGCATAGAATATTTATGAAGGATTATACTATCAGTATACCAGTATCATTTGTTTTGTGAATATCATAAGAAGGATCTACTTTCAGAAGAACAAAAAAATGCTATACTAGAAAAGTAAAAAGTAAAAAAAATTATGAATACAAACACACGTTTCCTATCGTGGTTGACAGGTATATACGTCGTTCTTTTTTTGCTTCTCTCCATCAATCCAATTGATCGCACGACGTGGTTTGTCGAGAATCTGACGGTATGGATTATTCTCGCAGGAATACTCGGTCTCTTCTGGGGCGGGGTGCGTTTTTCACGCACTGCGTATGCGCTTATGTTCGTCCTCATTTATATGCATACTATTGGGGGGCATTATACTTTTGCCCTCGTTCCTTTTGATTGGGTCACTGATTTTTTTGGATTTACACGCAATCATTATGATCGTGTCGCTCATTTCACAGTCGGTTTCTATGCGTTCGCCATTGCAGAATATCTCTGGACCAAGAAACTTGTTGTAGGGAAATTCCTTTTGTTCACGTATCCTGTTTTTGTGATTGCGACACTTGCGATGAGTTATGAGCTTATTGAATGGATCTATGCTGCCACAGCCAATCCAGAAGCAGGGATGGCCTATCTCGGGAGTCAGGGAGACATCTGGGATGCTCAGAAAGATATGCTCGCAGATACTCTTGGTGCTCTTTCTGCAATGATGCTTTTTTTCTGGTCGAAGAATATCTGGAAGAAAAGAGAAAATATTTGAACATATGCGAGAAATAATTATGGGTACGGTGGCAGGCGTTATGCTGAGTATGCTGGGCGTCGTATTGTTTTATCTGTATGTATCAGATGATTCGTATCGTTTTGATACGCCCCAGAGCATTCCTTGTACCGAAGAAGTAATGCTTTGTGCAGATGGATCTTCTGTAAGTCGCACTGGCTTGCAATGTGAATTTGCACCATGTCCGACTTCTGTTCTACCAGATATTCGTAAAGAGGTTTTTGGAGCACCGCTTGATCAGGCAAGCGAGAGAATAATGAAGAAACCATTTGGCATCTTGATCGATTCGAAGACATCCCCGGTACAGCCCGAGCGATTTGGTGGCTATCATACGGGGACTGATTTTGAAACATTTCCGAATGAAAAATCTGTCGATGTTTCGGTGCGTGCGATATGTACAGGAGAGATAAATATGAAACGACAGGCTTCTGGATATGGGGGACTGGTTGTACAACAGTGTACTTTGGATGGAGAGGCAATATCGATTGTCTATGGTCACCTCGCTCTTAGGAGTGTGACAGCAGAGAAGGGTGATATTCTCATACAAGGAGATGTGATAGGAATCTTGGAGATGGCAGAGAGTATTGATACGGACGGTGAGCGCAAGCATCTTCATCTTGGAATATTCAGAGGTGATGCAATAAATATTCTTGGCTATGTTCCTTCACAGAAAGAACTTGACCAATGGATTGATCCCTGTATTCTCGTCTGTAAATAACAAAACAAAGTAAGAACACTTATGGCGACTCTTTTCATTGATGTTCGTACCAAGGAAGAATATAAGAAACGTCATGTGACGGGTGCGATGAATCTTCCTGTTGAGGAAATAATCGACGGAAAACTTGGCATGCTTCATGATATGAATCGTGACACAGTACTGTATCTTTATTGTCGGTCTGGCGGTCGCGCAGAAAAAGCGAAGGAAATTCTTTTTTCTCTTGGTTTTACAAATGTTTCCAATCTTGGTTGGCTTGAGAACGCAGAAAACTTTTCTCGTGAGCAATAAGTATTCCTTTGGTGATCTGGAGTTTGATGGCAAAACAACAGAATAATGTGGTATGATAGGAAGGTAAAAGAGAAAACTCTATCGAATATATGTATAAGCGTCGTCTTTTAGATGTAAAAAAATTGATTGATTTTTGGTCTATACCACATTTCCTTTTTGGTACGTTGCTTGCTCTTGCAACGATTACTTTCGTTCTCTCGATCGAATACATGTTTCTTGTTACACTATTCTTGGCTATTGTGTGGGAATTGATTGAGATGAAATGGAGACTCTGCGAAGCACCAGGCAATGGTTTTGTAGATGTTCTTCTCGCACTCGTAGGCTTTACAGTGACGTTTCTTCTGGTAAATCGCGTAGGGGTGAGTCCAGAGCGGTATGGTTCTCTTTTGATTTTCACAACTTTGCTCTTTTTGTGTTTGAATTTTTTCGCATGGCGAGCTCGCTTCGAACACGACAGAGAGTTTCAAGGGTAATTCATATAAAAAAAGAATATGGCAGAAGAACAAGATATTTGGGAAAGAAAAAAAGTATGTATCATCGATGATAACGAAGATATTCGTTCTATTTATCAGACGAAATTCAGCGCGGAAGGATTTGAAGTCTTTATGGCCGTGAATGGAGAAGAGGGATTGAAAGTTATCAACCAAGCAAAACCAGATATTATTCTTTTGGATATAGAAATGCCAATCATGAATGGAATAGAGGTTTTGAAAAAACTTCGCGAAGATACTGCGTTATCACGTATTCCAGTGATTATGCTTACCAATCAAGATAGTGAAGATTCTTTTCGTACCGTTGGAAAATTTGATACACAATTTTACATTATCAAATCTCTCGCTACTCCTCAGAAGGTAGTGAATATTGTCAGGGAAGTATTGCGTGCCAGAAGATAATTCACCGATAGCTTTCCTTATGATTCCCTGGAAAAAAGAATATTGTCTCGGTATTGAATCTATTGATACCCAGCACAAACAACTGATAGATATTATCAATGTTTTGTCTCAAAGGATTGCGAGTGGTATAGCCAAGCACGATGTTGAGATAGCTATCGTTGATATGGAACGCTATGTACAGACACATTTTCTTTTTGAAGAGAAATTTTTTACGGCTTGTCGTTACGAAAAGACATCAGAACATATCGCAGAGCACCATCTTTTTCTTGAAAAAACTCAAGAGTTTCGTACACGAGCTCTGACAGGAGATATCTCTCTTTCTCTCGAAATGCTTGGCTATCTCGAGGATTGGTTCTTGCATCATGTACTTGTCATCGATAGGCAGTACGTGGACGACTTCAAGAAGTTTGGCGTACAATAGATCATACAATAAAAATATTTGAGCACTATGCAAAAAAGTTATTTGCCAGTTTTGTTTTTTACACTTTTGATCGATATGATCGGCATTGGAATGATTATTCCTATCATACCGATTATTTTCACTGATCCATCATCGCCACATTTTCTTCTGGTTCATTATTCGACAGGGGAGCAGTATGTGTTCGCTGGTGCTGTGACGGCACTTTTTGGACTGATGCAATTTATCACCGCGCCACTTTTAGGAGAACTCTCTGATGTGTTCGGGAGGAAGCGACTTCTCACTATCGGAGTTGG
This DNA window, taken from Candidatus Moraniibacteriota bacterium, encodes the following:
- a CDS encoding bacteriohemerythrin, producing the protein MIPWKKEYCLGIESIDTQHKQLIDIINVLSQRIASGIAKHDVEIAIVDMERYVQTHFLFEEKFFTACRYEKTSEHIAEHHLFLEKTQEFRTRALTGDISLSLEMLGYLEDWFLHHVLVIDRQYVDDFKKFGVQ